One window of the Salvelinus fontinalis isolate EN_2023a chromosome 2, ASM2944872v1, whole genome shotgun sequence genome contains the following:
- the pitpnbl gene encoding phosphatidylinositol transfer protein, beta, like gives MVLIKEYQVLLPCSVEEYQVGQLFSVAEASKNNTGGGEGIEVLRNEPYEKDGEKGQYTHKIYHIHSKVPSFIQMFAPEGALVFHEKAWNAYPYCRTIVTNEYMKDDFFIKIETWHKLDMGTTENPHGLSPEEWEEAEVVPIDIADRSQVDDVDYKPEEDPAIFHSEKTGRGPLGPGWKKELHNSNCPYMTAYKLVTVHFRWWGLQGRVENFIHKQEKRLFTNFHRQLFCWLDRWVNLTMDDIRRMEEETQRELDQMRNEGSVRGMKAGED, from the exons ATGGTACTCATAAAGGAATA CCAAGTGCTGTTGCCCTGTTCAGTTGAAGAG TACCAGGTCGGCCAGCTGTTCTCTGTTGCTGAGGCTAGCAAgaataacactggaggaggagagggtattgAAGTGCTTCGAAATGAACCATATGAAAAGGATGGAGAGAAAGGCCAATACACGCACAAGATCTACCACATACACAG CAAGGTACCCAGTTTCATCCAGATGTTTGCTCCAGAGGGAGCCCTTGTCTTCCACGAGAAAGCTTGGAATGCCTACCCCTATTGTCGCACCA TTGTGACC AATGAATACATGAAGGATGACTTTTTCATTAAGATTGAGACCTGGCACAAACTAGACATGGGGACCACAGAAAAT CCCCATGGTCTTTCCCCAGAGGAATGGGAGGAGGCTGAGGTTGTTCCAATTGATATCGCTGACCGATCACAAGTTGATGATGTG GACTATAAGCCAGAGGAAGACCCAGCCATCTTCCATTCGGAGAAAACTGGAAGAGGACCGCTGGGACCAGGATGGAAG AAGGAGCTCCACAACAGTAACTGTCCCTATATGACTGCCTATAAGCTTGTAACGGTGCATTTCCGCTGGTGGGGGCTGCAGGGACGAGTGGAGAACTTTATTCACAAG CAAGAGAAGCGCCTCTTCACTAATTTCCATCGGCAGCTCTTCTGCTGGCTAGACCGTTGGGTGAACCTAACCATGGATGACATCCGCCGGATGGAGGAGGAGACGCAGAGAGAGCTGGACCAG